The following are from one region of the Stigmatella ashevillena genome:
- a CDS encoding ATP-binding protein, which yields MSTKQYSPAELRALIETFESPMVVLREHSLWLVNEAYLRLLGLPREKVEGESALRFISPHERSLLAAALQRLVDGGPIPIASVRHLVPAAGGRMVKMAIQPQGVTLEDGTKGWLLTLIPLTDLPPLLSVAERLMERSARLVTARSEQAVRQATLEVLASAGFLARFLSREGECLFSSGGKPLPEDEVLVKEALAQGHPVFGGMGHDAAFHVYVPLGDALQEVLWVEGSELALTHGSVMMLFAKMVGAALSEARLQAESARGKWEMEALAEVARFVARVEPPSAEAFLERLQGLFTAEAVLLHVREEPEAPLVPIACVGLAAVAPAVNAVRLGQVLSEAVLSSEPGVLSGEAEGRALREASGGKLGCGASVRLTRGGEVYGSLQVLRAPDRPFQREDLRLLGTVAELLVTLLEQHRLRAESARQLTETRLLLDLARTTSAVLDTASILDLAADFLVRLLGVSNCAILLYDDQNKVLRGAAASAAHRDFFRGVTIPLTSDDLTARAARERRSLAIEDVDKAEGEGVPEFVRDLGEKALLALPLTSREELIGVVLVDDTRGPRVFGPSLIELAEATCGQLSMAIANARLYESLWASYAELAATRAEMVKRERFAALGELSAIVAHEVRNPLGVIFNAVASLRRLMPSKGDAAMLLDILAEESDRLNRTVGDLLDYTRPREPILHLEDLGRVIQDALEGAQLQGSPGGQGVSVQIHVDPSVPPVPMDRRLIRQALVNIIVNAIQAMPHGGVVRVNARREPHAGRESLRIDVTDQGMGIPAELLHRVFEPFFTTKAQGTGLGLAVVKRILEEHRGEIAVEGTQGQGTTFTLRLPF from the coding sequence ATGAGCACGAAGCAATACAGCCCGGCGGAACTGCGCGCCCTGATCGAGACCTTCGAGAGTCCGATGGTGGTGCTGCGCGAGCATTCGCTGTGGCTGGTGAACGAGGCCTATCTGCGCCTGTTGGGGTTGCCGCGCGAGAAGGTCGAGGGCGAGTCGGCCTTGCGCTTCATCAGTCCCCACGAGCGCAGCCTGCTGGCCGCCGCCCTCCAGCGGCTCGTCGACGGGGGGCCCATTCCCATCGCCTCCGTCCGGCACCTCGTGCCCGCCGCCGGGGGGAGGATGGTCAAGATGGCCATCCAGCCGCAGGGCGTGACGCTCGAGGATGGCACCAAGGGCTGGTTGCTCACGCTCATTCCCCTGACGGACTTGCCCCCCCTGTTGAGCGTCGCCGAGCGTTTGATGGAGCGCTCGGCCCGGCTGGTGACCGCGCGCTCGGAGCAGGCGGTGCGTCAGGCGACGTTGGAGGTGCTGGCGTCGGCGGGCTTCCTCGCGAGGTTCCTCTCGCGCGAGGGCGAGTGCCTGTTCTCGAGTGGGGGCAAGCCGCTGCCGGAAGACGAGGTGCTGGTGAAGGAGGCCCTCGCCCAAGGGCATCCGGTCTTCGGGGGAATGGGGCATGACGCCGCCTTCCACGTCTATGTCCCCCTGGGGGATGCGCTTCAGGAGGTGTTGTGGGTCGAGGGCTCGGAGCTCGCCCTGACGCACGGCTCCGTGATGATGCTCTTCGCCAAGATGGTGGGGGCTGCGCTCTCCGAGGCGCGCCTCCAGGCCGAGAGCGCGCGGGGCAAGTGGGAGATGGAGGCCTTGGCGGAGGTGGCGCGCTTCGTGGCCCGGGTGGAGCCGCCCAGCGCCGAGGCATTCCTCGAGCGCCTCCAGGGGCTGTTCACCGCCGAGGCGGTCCTGCTGCATGTCCGGGAGGAGCCGGAGGCGCCGCTGGTGCCCATCGCGTGTGTGGGGCTGGCGGCGGTGGCCCCGGCGGTGAATGCCGTCCGCCTGGGACAGGTGTTGAGCGAGGCGGTGCTGAGCAGTGAGCCGGGCGTCCTGTCGGGGGAGGCCGAGGGCCGTGCCCTGAGGGAGGCTTCCGGTGGGAAGCTGGGCTGTGGTGCCTCGGTGCGCCTCACCCGGGGCGGAGAGGTGTACGGCTCGCTCCAGGTGTTGCGAGCCCCGGATCGCCCCTTCCAGCGCGAAGACTTGCGGCTGCTGGGGACGGTGGCCGAGCTGTTGGTGACGTTGCTGGAGCAGCACCGCCTGCGCGCCGAGTCCGCGCGGCAGCTCACCGAGACGCGCCTGTTGCTGGATCTGGCCCGCACCACCTCGGCCGTCCTCGACACCGCCAGCATCCTGGACCTGGCGGCGGACTTCCTGGTCCGCCTGCTGGGGGTGTCCAACTGTGCCATCCTGCTCTATGACGATCAGAACAAGGTGCTGCGGGGCGCCGCCGCCTCCGCGGCCCACCGGGACTTCTTCCGCGGGGTGACCATCCCCCTCACCAGTGATGACCTGACGGCGCGGGCGGCCCGGGAGCGCCGCTCCCTGGCCATCGAGGATGTGGACAAGGCGGAGGGGGAGGGCGTTCCCGAGTTCGTCCGGGACCTGGGAGAGAAGGCACTGCTGGCCTTGCCGCTCACCTCGCGCGAGGAGCTCATCGGCGTGGTGCTGGTGGATGACACCCGAGGGCCGCGCGTTTTTGGGCCCTCGCTCATCGAGTTGGCGGAAGCCACCTGTGGGCAGCTCTCCATGGCCATCGCCAACGCGCGGCTCTATGAGTCGCTCTGGGCCTCGTATGCGGAACTGGCGGCGACGCGCGCGGAGATGGTCAAGCGTGAGCGCTTCGCGGCCCTGGGCGAGCTGTCCGCCATCGTCGCCCACGAGGTTCGCAATCCCCTGGGGGTCATCTTCAACGCCGTGGCCTCGCTGCGCCGCCTGATGCCTTCCAAGGGGGACGCGGCCATGCTGCTGGACATCCTGGCGGAGGAGAGCGACCGCCTCAACCGCACCGTGGGGGACTTGCTGGACTACACCCGGCCCCGCGAGCCCATCCTCCACCTGGAAGACCTGGGCCGCGTGATTCAGGATGCGCTGGAAGGGGCCCAGCTCCAGGGCAGTCCGGGCGGCCAGGGAGTCTCCGTGCAGATTCATGTCGACCCCTCCGTGCCGCCGGTGCCCATGGACCGGCGCCTCATCCGCCAGGCCCTCGTCAACATCATCGTCAACGCCATTCAGGCCATGCCGCATGGAGGCGTGGTGCGGGTGAACGCCCGCCGTGAGCCCCACGCGGGGCGCGAGTCCTTGCGCATCGACGTGACGGACCAGGGCATGGGCATTCCCGCCGAGCTGCTCCACCGTGTCTTCGAGCCCTTCTTCACCACCAAGGCCCAGGGCACCGGCCTCGGTCTGGCGGTGGTGAAACGCATCCTGGAAGAGCACCGCGGTGAGATCGCCGTGGAAGGCACCCAGGGCCAGGGCACCACCTTCACCCTCCGGCTTCCCTTCTGA
- a CDS encoding sigma-54-dependent transcriptional regulator encodes MNDASPPPLRGRILVVDDQRNMRATTALLLRAAGHTVSEAATGEEALGLLAGGGVDLLLTDLKMEPMDGLTLLKRALEVAPRLQVILMTAFGSIESAVEAMRLGAYDYVTKPFKESEVRYRVERALERAGLLSAVNMFSGEFNQRHGLSALVGGSPAMLELKTRLVRVAQSDATVLIQGESGTGKELVARALHAQSRRSTKPFVPVNCAAISETLLESELFGHAKGAFTGAVKTRRGLFEEADGGTLFIDEVTETSPAFQSKLLRTLQEGEVRRVGESTSLRVDVRTAAATNRDIELEVHEKRFRQDLYYRLNVVTLRVPPLRERLEDVPALAKHFLERANARSPRPRQLSASAVAHLMGYAFPGNVRELENLIEQAAALAEGDELQAEDFPIRPQTRRASGMGSGSLSLIEAPGTRTPTLAETVDDAERRAIAQSLERHGTDLAQVAEELGISSTTLWRKMKRLNLRPPGDVTRE; translated from the coding sequence GTGAACGACGCCAGCCCTCCTCCTCTTCGTGGACGTATCCTCGTGGTGGATGACCAGCGCAACATGCGCGCCACCACCGCGCTGCTCCTTCGCGCCGCAGGCCACACCGTGTCCGAGGCTGCCACCGGTGAGGAGGCGCTGGGCCTGCTGGCCGGCGGCGGCGTGGACCTGCTCCTGACAGACCTCAAGATGGAGCCCATGGACGGGCTCACGCTGCTCAAACGGGCCTTGGAGGTGGCGCCCCGGCTGCAGGTCATCTTGATGACGGCCTTCGGCTCCATCGAGAGCGCCGTGGAGGCCATGCGGCTCGGCGCCTACGACTATGTGACGAAGCCCTTCAAGGAGAGCGAGGTCCGCTACCGCGTGGAGCGGGCCCTGGAGCGGGCGGGGCTGCTGTCCGCGGTGAACATGTTCTCCGGCGAGTTCAACCAGCGCCACGGCTTGTCCGCGCTGGTGGGCGGCAGCCCGGCGATGCTGGAGCTGAAGACGCGGCTGGTGCGCGTGGCGCAGAGTGACGCCACCGTGCTCATTCAGGGCGAGAGCGGCACCGGCAAGGAGTTGGTGGCCCGGGCGCTGCACGCCCAGAGCCGTCGCAGCACGAAGCCCTTCGTCCCCGTCAACTGCGCCGCCATCTCGGAGACGCTCTTGGAGAGCGAGCTGTTCGGCCACGCCAAGGGGGCGTTCACCGGCGCGGTGAAGACCCGGCGCGGCCTGTTCGAGGAGGCGGATGGGGGCACGCTCTTCATCGACGAGGTGACGGAGACGAGCCCCGCCTTTCAGTCCAAGCTGCTGCGCACGCTCCAGGAGGGAGAGGTGCGCCGGGTGGGGGAGTCCACCTCGCTGCGTGTGGATGTGCGCACCGCGGCCGCCACCAATCGGGACATCGAGCTGGAGGTGCACGAGAAACGCTTCCGGCAGGACCTGTACTACCGGCTCAACGTGGTGACGCTGCGGGTGCCGCCCCTGCGGGAGCGGCTGGAGGATGTGCCCGCGCTCGCCAAGCATTTCCTGGAGCGCGCCAACGCCCGGAGTCCCCGGCCCCGGCAGCTCTCGGCCTCGGCGGTGGCGCACCTGATGGGCTACGCCTTCCCGGGCAATGTCCGCGAGTTGGAGAACCTCATCGAGCAGGCCGCGGCCTTGGCCGAGGGCGATGAGCTTCAGGCCGAGGACTTTCCGATCCGGCCGCAGACCCGGCGGGCGTCTGGGATGGGCAGTGGCAGCCTTTCCCTCATCGAGGCACCCGGGACGCGGACGCCCACCCTGGCCGAGACGGTCGACGATGCCGAGCGGCGCGCCATTGCCCAGTCCCTGGAGCGCCACGGGACGGACCTGGCCCAGGTGGCCGAGGAACTCGGCATCTCCTCCACCACCTTGTGGCGCAAGATGAAGCGCCTCAACCTTCGGCCACCCGGGGATGTCACCCGGGAGTGA